One genomic region from Streptomyces sp. Li-HN-5-11 encodes:
- a CDS encoding GlsB/YeaQ/YmgE family stress response membrane protein, with protein sequence MEITGIISAIVIGIVIGVLGRLVVPGRQHIGMLWTILIGIVAALIGAAIASAAGVGDTKGVDWIEWLIQIGLAALGVAALDRAKTAHR encoded by the coding sequence ATGGAGATCACGGGCATCATCAGTGCCATTGTCATCGGCATCGTCATCGGTGTCCTGGGACGGCTCGTCGTTCCGGGCCGCCAGCACATCGGAATGCTCTGGACGATCCTCATCGGCATCGTGGCGGCACTCATCGGCGCGGCGATCGCCTCCGCGGCCGGCGTCGGCGACACGAAGGGCGTCGACTGGATCGAGTGGCTGATCCAGATCGGTCTCGCCGCGCTGGGTGTGGCGGCCCTCGACAGGGCGAAGACCGCACACCGCTGA
- a CDS encoding GNAT family N-acetyltransferase, producing the protein MDHDAVLALYDRDVRERARPDGSGARVERAGDVVRQVGSADDWNGVLWTGLDATGADAAIAAQIAHFTGLGLAFEWKLYGHDRPEDLGQRLRSAGFTAEPGETLMVGAVADLAVDAEPPEGVRLQAVTDPAGVELLVDVHEQAFGTDGSRLRHRLLSQLAADPGSFVAVLALAGDVPVSAARMELVPGTSFAGLWGGGTVEGWRGRGIYRALVAHRARIAADHGYRYLQVDASSQSRPILERLGFAPLTTTTPYLYEP; encoded by the coding sequence ATGGATCATGACGCGGTGCTCGCCCTCTACGACCGGGACGTGCGCGAGAGGGCCCGGCCCGACGGCTCCGGCGCACGCGTGGAACGTGCCGGGGACGTGGTGCGGCAGGTCGGCTCCGCCGACGACTGGAACGGCGTGCTGTGGACCGGTCTGGACGCCACCGGCGCGGACGCGGCGATCGCCGCGCAGATCGCCCACTTCACCGGGCTCGGCCTCGCGTTCGAGTGGAAGCTGTACGGTCACGACCGGCCCGAGGACCTCGGACAGCGGCTCCGGTCCGCCGGCTTCACCGCCGAACCGGGGGAGACGCTGATGGTCGGCGCGGTGGCGGACCTCGCCGTGGACGCCGAGCCGCCCGAGGGCGTGCGCCTGCAGGCCGTCACGGACCCGGCCGGCGTCGAGCTGCTGGTCGACGTGCACGAGCAGGCGTTCGGCACGGACGGATCCCGTCTGCGGCACCGTCTCCTGTCCCAACTCGCCGCCGACCCGGGGTCGTTCGTCGCCGTCCTCGCCCTCGCCGGAGACGTGCCGGTGAGCGCGGCCCGCATGGAGCTGGTACCGGGCACGAGCTTCGCGGGCCTGTGGGGCGGCGGCACCGTCGAGGGCTGGCGGGGCCGAGGTATCTACCGTGCGCTGGTCGCCCACCGGGCCCGCATAGCCGCCGACCACGGCTACCGCTATCTCCAGGTCGACGCTTCCAGCCAGAGCCGGCCCATCCTCGAACGCCTCGGATTCGCCCCGCTGACCACGACGACGCCGTACCTGTACGAGCCGTAG
- a CDS encoding GNAT family N-acetyltransferase, whose product MPEVTVRPATADDRPTVERLWLMFRHDLSGPLGLLPEPDGTFRSQWVDEAFTEPGWAPYLFLDTARPAGFAFVSGLTGPTRMMNSFFVVRGARRAGVGLHAVRDIVARHPGPWEIAFQEVNAPAVRFWRRIATELAGDAWREEARPVPGRPDLPPDLWISIG is encoded by the coding sequence ATGCCAGAGGTGACCGTACGACCCGCCACCGCAGACGACCGGCCCACCGTGGAACGGCTGTGGCTGATGTTCCGGCACGACCTGTCCGGCCCGCTGGGCCTGCTGCCCGAGCCGGACGGAACCTTCCGCAGCCAGTGGGTCGACGAGGCCTTCACCGAGCCCGGCTGGGCGCCGTACCTCTTCCTCGACACCGCGCGTCCCGCCGGCTTCGCGTTCGTCAGCGGACTGACCGGTCCGACACGCATGATGAACAGCTTCTTCGTGGTCCGCGGGGCGCGCCGCGCCGGCGTCGGACTGCACGCGGTACGGGACATCGTGGCCCGGCATCCCGGGCCGTGGGAGATCGCCTTCCAGGAGGTGAACGCGCCGGCCGTGCGGTTCTGGCGCCGGATCGCCACCGAACTCGCGGGCGACGCCTGGCGGGAAGAGGCCCGCCCGGTGCCGGGCCGGCCGGACCTCCCCCCGGACCTGTGGATCTCCATCGGGTAG
- a CDS encoding chaplin — translation MKRVTRNGLIAVAAASGAMAVSMPVSAAFAADGATADGAAVGSAGLISGNTIQLPVDVPVNVCGNTVNVVGLLNPAAGNSCANTSAGRDRASSTGGAAARASGKDSPGVVSGNGVQLPVHLPVNVSGNTANGGGVGNPAVGNTSTNVSGDSPAQPAPPKAAPPRHLPAPVKASHIAPAPRTQASLAHTGADGTVPAVATSAALLLGGAALRRRFRHGASR, via the coding sequence ATGAAACGGGTTACCCGAAACGGTCTGATCGCCGTCGCCGCCGCCTCCGGCGCGATGGCTGTGAGCATGCCGGTGTCCGCCGCTTTCGCGGCCGACGGCGCCACGGCGGACGGTGCCGCGGTCGGCTCGGCCGGGTTGATCTCCGGAAACACCATTCAGCTCCCGGTGGACGTGCCCGTCAACGTGTGCGGGAACACGGTGAATGTGGTGGGACTCCTGAATCCGGCGGCGGGCAACAGCTGCGCCAACACGTCCGCCGGGAGGGATCGGGCGTCGAGCACCGGCGGAGCGGCGGCGCGTGCGAGCGGAAAGGATTCCCCGGGTGTGGTGTCCGGCAACGGCGTCCAGCTCCCGGTGCACCTCCCCGTGAACGTCAGCGGCAACACCGCGAACGGGGGAGGCGTCGGCAACCCGGCCGTCGGCAACACGTCCACGAACGTCTCCGGCGACAGCCCCGCCCAGCCGGCGCCGCCGAAGGCCGCGCCGCCCAGGCACCTGCCGGCCCCGGTCAAGGCTTCGCACATCGCGCCCGCACCCCGCACGCAGGCGTCCCTGGCCCACACCGGCGCGGACGGGACGGTGCCCGCCGTCGCCACGAGCGCGGCGCTGCTGCTCGGCGGCGCCGCCCTCCGCCGGCGCTTCCGGCACGGCGCGTCCCGCTGA
- a CDS encoding hydrolase — MLGFRRPGHRLTTALAGLGLLAASAALQVSTSATPARAATTHRVLFDNAHAETAGNADWIISTSQPDPLGQDSSPSAETDWTGALSSWGVALQKTGSYSLKTLPPGSSLSYGGSSSTDLSNFDTLVLPEPNTLFTAAEKTAIMNFVKNGGGLFMISDHTGSDRNNDGADAVKILNDLMTNNSVDSTDPFGFSIDSLNIASGYPAAISDSTDPVLHGSFGTVTKSLIANGTTATLKPSDNSSVKGLVYRSGYSGNTGAFFLTSTFGSGRVAFWGDSSPIDDGTGQSGNTLYDGWNDSGATNAALALNATAWLAGSGGTSGGGDGGGAGSCTTAQLLGNSGFESGSSSWSATSGVITNSSGETARSGSYYAWLDGNGTATTDTLSQSVTIPSGCAATLSFYLHVDTAETTTSTAYDTLKVQVLGSSGTVLGTLATYSNLNAASGYTQRSFDLSGYAGQTVTVKFTGTEGSKLQTSFVLDDTALNVS, encoded by the coding sequence ATGCTCGGATTCAGAAGGCCAGGCCACAGACTCACCACCGCACTGGCGGGACTCGGACTGCTCGCCGCCTCGGCGGCCCTGCAGGTCTCCACCAGCGCCACGCCCGCCCGCGCGGCCACCACCCACCGTGTCCTGTTCGACAACGCCCACGCCGAGACGGCCGGCAACGCCGACTGGATCATCTCCACCAGCCAGCCCGATCCGCTCGGCCAGGACTCCTCCCCGTCCGCCGAGACGGACTGGACCGGCGCCCTGTCCTCCTGGGGCGTGGCCCTGCAGAAGACCGGAAGCTACAGCCTGAAGACCCTCCCGCCGGGGTCGAGCCTCTCCTACGGCGGCTCGTCGTCGACGGACCTGTCGAACTTCGACACCCTCGTCCTGCCGGAGCCGAACACGCTGTTCACGGCGGCCGAGAAGACCGCCATCATGAACTTCGTCAAGAACGGCGGCGGCCTGTTCATGATCTCCGACCACACCGGCTCCGACCGCAACAACGACGGCGCCGACGCGGTCAAGATCCTGAACGACCTGATGACGAACAACAGCGTCGACTCCACCGACCCGTTCGGCTTCTCCATCGACTCACTGAACATCGCCTCCGGCTACCCCGCCGCGATCAGCGACAGCACCGACCCCGTGCTGCACGGTTCCTTCGGCACCGTCACCAAGAGCCTGATCGCCAACGGCACCACGGCCACCCTCAAGCCGTCCGACAACTCCTCGGTCAAGGGCCTGGTCTACCGCAGCGGCTACTCCGGCAACACCGGGGCGTTCTTCCTCACCAGCACCTTCGGCAGCGGACGCGTCGCCTTCTGGGGCGACAGCTCACCGATCGACGACGGCACCGGCCAGTCCGGCAACACCCTCTACGACGGCTGGAACGATTCCGGCGCCACCAACGCGGCCCTCGCCCTCAACGCCACCGCGTGGCTGGCCGGTTCGGGCGGCACGAGCGGCGGCGGTGACGGCGGGGGCGCCGGTTCCTGCACCACGGCTCAGCTCCTCGGCAACAGCGGCTTCGAGTCCGGCAGCTCCAGCTGGAGCGCCACCAGCGGCGTCATCACCAACTCGAGCGGGGAAACCGCCCGTTCGGGCTCGTACTACGCCTGGCTCGACGGCAACGGAACCGCCACCACGGACACCCTCTCCCAGTCGGTGACCATCCCCTCCGGCTGTGCGGCGACCCTGAGCTTCTACCTCCACGTCGACACGGCGGAGACCACCACCAGCACGGCCTACGACACCCTCAAGGTGCAGGTGCTGGGCAGCTCCGGCACCGTCCTCGGCACCCTGGCGACCTACTCCAACCTCAACGCCGCCTCCGGCTACACCCAGCGCAGCTTCGACCTCAGCGGCTACGCGGGGCAGACCGTCACGGTCAAGTTCACCGGCACCGAGGGCTCCAAGCTCCAGACGTCGTTCGTCCTCGACGACACGGCGCTCAACGTGAGCTGA